The Nitrospirota bacterium genome contains the following window.
GGAGCTTTATGCAAACGCCACTTCCAGACCAGGATCGGATAGGCTTTAGGATCCCAATCTATTTGCTTCTTTTTAATGCGTTGGCCGGCGTCGCTCACCGCCAGATAATTGAAGTCGGCTTCAGACTGAACCTTGTACGCCTCTCGCCCTTTGGCCTGACTGCGCTGACTTTCATGCTCCCAATGAGCCGGAAATCCGTCAGCTTCTTTTGCCTGAAAATCCTCCAATACAATCTGCGATGAGGCCTGGGCCGACGACGACCACCATGCCGCGCTCCAGACTCCTATCAACCCCAACACAAGCAACCCGATGCTCCTCGCAGTCCGCATGCCGAACGCCATTCCTTCTCTCAACTCAAGCTTCACGGGAAGGAGACGGTATAAGTCCGGCCCCTTTCTCAGCACCCAATTCCACGCTCATTACCGCCTGCTGCCCCCGTTGACACACCCAGAAAAGGCCCAGCACCGCCATCCAGAATACCACCATATTGAGCGTGACCATCTTCGCCGCAAAACTCAACGGGGGCGTGAAGGCCCAGGGCGACAGATCCGCCATCAGTTCATTCACATGCCACGCCAGACGCCCCGAGGATCGAATGTATCCCATCAGCCCCATCACCCAGGAAAACGCCGCTGCAAGGCCGAACAGTCCGACCATCCCCCGCACGGATATCTTGCCCCACTCGATCGGACCATGGACCTTGGCGCCACGCAGCATGGCCTGGTTGATGGCCACACCGCCGACAAGCACGGTCAACGTCGTGAACGCCTGGGGCCACGACAACCCTACTCGAATGCTCGCCGGCAGGTAAAACCCGTAGACGGACAGCCACAGAATATTGAGGATTCCGACAGTGAACAGCACCGCCAACACGCTATTGCCGGTTCGGACCCACGAAATCGTCATCGTCCGGTTCGCCCGCCGATAGAAGATGTAGCTGAGCGTGGTAAGACAGATCATGACGTTGACGGCGCCGTTTTTTGCCGACATGACGCCGTAATTCCCGATGACCGGATGCTGCGCTCCGCCCATCGCCTTGAGTTCGCTGCCTGTCATCATCACGGTATGCGGGGTCAACCACACGAAGAGGCAGCCCATGAGACCCCAGACCAGGAATTGGAAATACGGCTGATACCGCGTCCCGCCGCGAATCCTTCCCATGCTCTGCCAGAGATAGTAATTGATCCCGAGAAACAACGCGCCGATCAGCAGTGCCTGCACGACAAACAGCCACGTCAGCAACCCGCCCATCATTGTCATGCCCATGCTTTGTCGGAACGCGTAGACCGAGCGCATGAGCCAGTATCCGGCGAACGGCATCGGCAAGAGCGCGCAGACCGTCACGAATAGGAAGACGTATCCCACCCAATCGTAGTACGCGCGTTCTTCATCGTTCTTGCTGGTGAAAAATCGGAAACAGGCATAGGCCAGCACAACCGCCCCACCGGACATGATATCCGCTAGAAACCGGTGCACATTCAGTGGATTCCAGAGCGCCGAGTGAAGCAGATGCCAGACGTTCCCAAGATACCGTCCGTAAGCATCCACACCGGCCGGTGCCATCATAAAAGCCGCCCAGGCATTGGCCAGCAACAACAATGCGGTGCCGAAGGCGTTGGCCACTACGCCGATCGCGGCATGGCCCCATTTTGCGGCAGGAGAGGCCAAACGATCCCAACTGTAGTAATAGAGGATCAACAACAACGACTCGCCAACAAATACGAGGGCGTACACCGGCATCATGGTCTTGAATGTCCCGCCCATGTACTGCATGAAGCTCGGATAGAGCGCAATGAACAGCCATAGCATCGCGCTGCCGACGACGGCGGTCATCGAGAGGGCGAGCAGAGCGACTTTCAGCAAATCCCGCGCGAGTCCGTCATACCGAGCCGCATACACCCGATTGCGTGACGCCAGACCCAGGAACTCCAAGAGAACGCAAAAGA
Protein-coding sequences here:
- a CDS encoding cytochrome ubiquinol oxidase subunit I, producing the protein MRAVVVVIGCVLLFGPAWGSGFEPEREPTALRISQDIYYKIEGTPVGPPAPSPNETVYPRYGSLDNRILIWFVTQQHTYFGGFVLALPIFCVLLEFLGLASRNRVYAARYDGLARDLLKVALLALSMTAVVGSAMLWLFIALYPSFMQYMGGTFKTMMPVYALVFVGESLLLILYYYSWDRLASPAAKWGHAAIGVVANAFGTALLLLANAWAAFMMAPAGVDAYGRYLGNVWHLLHSALWNPLNVHRFLADIMSGGAVVLAYACFRFFTSKNDEERAYYDWVGYVFLFVTVCALLPMPFAGYWLMRSVYAFRQSMGMTMMGGLLTWLFVVQALLIGALFLGINYYLWQSMGRIRGGTRYQPYFQFLVWGLMGCLFVWLTPHTVMMTGSELKAMGGAQHPVIGNYGVMSAKNGAVNVMICLTTLSYIFYRRANRTMTISWVRTGNSVLAVLFTVGILNILWLSVYGFYLPASIRVGLSWPQAFTTLTVLVGGVAINQAMLRGAKVHGPIEWGKISVRGMVGLFGLAAAFSWVMGLMGYIRSSGRLAWHVNELMADLSPWAFTPPLSFAAKMVTLNMVVFWMAVLGLFWVCQRGQQAVMSVELGAEKGAGLIPSPSREA
- a CDS encoding DUF3047 domain-containing protein, yielding MAFGMRTARSIGLLVLGLIGVWSAAWWSSSAQASSQIVLEDFQAKEADGFPAHWEHESQRSQAKGREAYKVQSEADFNYLAVSDAGQRIKKKQIDWDPKAYPILVWKWRLHKAPNGADPIVAVYASLDTDLLFIPVFTKYVWSASKAEGTLTEGGMFSGSEIVVQSGTTASGQWVEERVNVYEDFKRIHHHEPAEKAWGISIFAGPGVEVDIGPIAAMTAH